In Vigna unguiculata cultivar IT97K-499-35 chromosome 3, ASM411807v1, whole genome shotgun sequence, a single genomic region encodes these proteins:
- the LOC114178983 gene encoding pentatricopeptide repeat-containing protein At4g18520, chloroplastic-like isoform X2, with amino-acid sequence MELPLRTAILHSSSSLQQRFHTHKPTPELPSPFSLFLANPLRLPSSTFASKDQQHYFPAKATGTRAVLNPISKGLSCTGAFCGDSSCDDDDDDGKGFLDNYEMIFRDCDKLIESFMLHETDWRKFLILNKKWSNIRPHFFRHCQDKADAIDNPVLKNKLLWLRKKLKEIDEELQRHNELILMIKENPSEISEIVSRSRRDFTREFFTHLHTIAESSVNNLETQNDFAKLRNMCLAAVKDYDSAMESIEALNAAELNFQDVIKSPSDTSCWKIDNLGEKNQCFNPELVAHWLQLCYNVEEVRRVHAIVLKCFRHSNTYIDNNLICSYLRLVELDRARCVFDGMPRKNTVTWTAIIDGYLKCNLDDEAFKLFQDSVKHGVPANSKMFVCIMNLSGKRVDLKLGKQIHARILKSRWRNIIVDNAVVHFYAKCGDISSAFRAFDCMTERDVICWTTMITACSQQGFGYEAMLMLSQMLGEGFFPNEYTICSALKACGENKALKFGTQLHGAIIKNICKSDVFIGTSLVDMYAKCGLMVDSKGVFDRMKIRNTATWTSIISGYARNGFGEEAINLFRLMESKRIHVNKLTVLSVLMACGTTKALLIGREVHAQIIKRIFHTNMYIGSTLVWFYCKCKEYSYAFKVLQHMPLRDVVSWTAIISGCARLGLELEALEFLQEMMEEGVLPNSYTYSSALKACAELEAPMLGKLIHSYASKSPASSNVFVNSALIYMYSKCGYVADAFQVFDNMPEKNLVSWESMILAYAWNGHAREALKLVHRMQAEGFVVDDYIHTTVVSACGGVEHVDIHQNSESSSYYLHS; translated from the exons ATGGAGTTACCGTTAAGAACCGCAATTCTCCATTCCTCCTCTTCGCTTCAACAGAGATTCCACACTCACAAACCCACTCCAGAGTTACCCTCACCCTTCTCCTTGTTCCTTGCAAATCCACTTCGTCTTCCAAGCTCAACTTTTGCTTCCAAAG ATCAGCAGCATTACTTTCCAGCCAAGGCAACTGGCACAAGGGCAGTGCTAAATCCTATCAGTAAAGGGTTATCATGTACTGGTGCCTTTTGTGGTGATAGTTcttgtgatgatgatgatgatgatggcaAGGGGTTCTTGGATAACTATGAAATGATCTTTAGAGATTGTGACAAGCTAATCGAGTCTTTCATGCTGCATGAGACCGATTGGagaaagtttttaattttaaacaagaAGTGGAGCAATATTAGGCCCCATTTCTTTAGACACTGTCAGGATAAGGCAGATGCCATAGACAATCCGGTGCTGAAGAACAAACTGCTCTGGCTTAGAAAGAAGCTTAAAGAG ATAGATGAAGAGTTGCAGAGACACAATGAACTTATCCTAATGATCAAAGAGAATCCATCTGAAATTAGTGAAATTGTTTCAAGGAGTCGTAGAGATTTTACAAGAGAATTCTTTACACATCTTCATACCATAGCTGAATCTTCTGTCAACAATCTTGAAACACAAAATG ATTTTGCAAAGCTTCGGAACATGTGCTTGGCTGCTGTGAAAGACTACGACAGTGCAATGGAAAGCATTGAAGCACTAAATGCTGCAGAATTGAACTTCCAAGATGTTATCAAGTCTCCCTCGGATACTTCCTGCTGGAAGATAGACAACTTAGGTGAGAAAAATCAATGCTTCAATCCAGAATTAGTTGCTCATTGGCTACAGTTGTGTTATAATGTGGAAGAAGTCAGAAGGGTACATGCAATTGTCTTGAAATGTTTTAGACATTCAAATACttatattgataataatttgatttgtagCTATTTAAGATTGGTTGAGTTGGATCGGGCTCGTTGTGTGTTTGATGGAATGCCAAGAAAGAATACAGTCACATGGACTGCTATTATTGATGGATATTTAAAATGTAACTTGGATGATGAGGCTTTTAAGTTATTTCAAGATTCTGTTAAACATGGGGTTCCAGCCAACAGTAAGATGTTTGTCTGTATCATgaatttgagtggtaaaagaGTGGATTTAAAGCTGGGGAAACAAATCCATGCTCGTATTTTGAAAAGCAGGTGGAGGAATATAATTGTGGACAATGCAGTTGTTCATTTTTATGCAAAATGTGGTGATATATCAAGTGCATTTCGGGCATTTGATTGTATGACAGAGCGCGATGTAATATGTTGGACAACTATGATCACTGCCTGTTCCCAACAAGGGTTTGGGTATGAAGCTATGTTGATGTTGTCACAGATGCTAGGTGAAGGGTTCTTTCCTAATGAATATACTATATGTAGTGCACTAAAGGCTTGTGGAGAGAATAAAGCACTGAAATTTGGAACACAGCTTCACGGTGccataataaagaatatatgtAAGAGTGATGTTTTTATAGGAACTTCCCTAGTTGATATGTATGCAAAATGTGGATTGATGGTGGATTCTAAAGGGGTGTTTGATAGAATGAAAATCAGAAACACAGCTACTTGGACATCTATTATATCAGGATATGCTCGAAATGGGTTTGGTGAAGAGGCCATAAACTTGTTTCGATTAATGGAGAGTAAAAGAATCCATGTTAATAAATTGACAGTTTTAAGTGTCTTGATGGCTTGTGGCACAACAAAAGCTTTGCTAATTGGAAGAGAGGTTCATGCACAGATAATCAAACGTATTTTCCATACGAACATGTACATAGGAAGCACTTTGGTATGGTTCTATTGCAAGTGTAAAGAATACTCTTATGCTTTCAAGGTGCTCCAGCACATGCCACTTAGGGATGTTGTTTCTTGGACTGCCATTATCTCTGGTTGTGCTAGACTTGGGCTTGAACTTGAGGCTCTGGAGTTTTTGCAAGAAATGATGGAAGAAGGCGTGTTGCCTAATTCCTATACTTACTCATCAGCCTTGAAAGCTTGTGCAGAACTAGAAGCTCCAATGCTTGGAAAGTTAATTCATTCCTATGCAAGCAAGTCTCCTGCCTCGTCTAATGTATTTGTGAACAGTGctttaatatatatgtattcAAAATGCGGATATGTTGCTGATGCTTTTCAAGTTTTTGACAACATGCCAGAGAAGAATTTGGTGTCTTGGGAATCCATGATCTTGGCTTATGCATGGAATGGACATGCTAGAGAGGCTCTGAAACTTGTGCACAGAATGCAAGCTGAAGGTTTTGTGGTGGATGATTATATCCATACAACAGTTGTTAGTGCTTGTGGAGGTGTTGAGCATGTAGACATTCATCAGAATAGTGAATCTTCTTCATATTACTTGCATTCCTAG
- the LOC114178983 gene encoding pentatricopeptide repeat-containing protein At4g18520, chloroplastic-like isoform X1, with protein MELPLRTAILHSSSSLQQRFHTHKPTPELPSPFSLFLANPLRLPSSTFASKADQQHYFPAKATGTRAVLNPISKGLSCTGAFCGDSSCDDDDDDGKGFLDNYEMIFRDCDKLIESFMLHETDWRKFLILNKKWSNIRPHFFRHCQDKADAIDNPVLKNKLLWLRKKLKEIDEELQRHNELILMIKENPSEISEIVSRSRRDFTREFFTHLHTIAESSVNNLETQNDFAKLRNMCLAAVKDYDSAMESIEALNAAELNFQDVIKSPSDTSCWKIDNLGEKNQCFNPELVAHWLQLCYNVEEVRRVHAIVLKCFRHSNTYIDNNLICSYLRLVELDRARCVFDGMPRKNTVTWTAIIDGYLKCNLDDEAFKLFQDSVKHGVPANSKMFVCIMNLSGKRVDLKLGKQIHARILKSRWRNIIVDNAVVHFYAKCGDISSAFRAFDCMTERDVICWTTMITACSQQGFGYEAMLMLSQMLGEGFFPNEYTICSALKACGENKALKFGTQLHGAIIKNICKSDVFIGTSLVDMYAKCGLMVDSKGVFDRMKIRNTATWTSIISGYARNGFGEEAINLFRLMESKRIHVNKLTVLSVLMACGTTKALLIGREVHAQIIKRIFHTNMYIGSTLVWFYCKCKEYSYAFKVLQHMPLRDVVSWTAIISGCARLGLELEALEFLQEMMEEGVLPNSYTYSSALKACAELEAPMLGKLIHSYASKSPASSNVFVNSALIYMYSKCGYVADAFQVFDNMPEKNLVSWESMILAYAWNGHAREALKLVHRMQAEGFVVDDYIHTTVVSACGGVEHVDIHQNSESSSYYLHS; from the exons ATGGAGTTACCGTTAAGAACCGCAATTCTCCATTCCTCCTCTTCGCTTCAACAGAGATTCCACACTCACAAACCCACTCCAGAGTTACCCTCACCCTTCTCCTTGTTCCTTGCAAATCCACTTCGTCTTCCAAGCTCAACTTTTGCTTCCAAAG CAGATCAGCAGCATTACTTTCCAGCCAAGGCAACTGGCACAAGGGCAGTGCTAAATCCTATCAGTAAAGGGTTATCATGTACTGGTGCCTTTTGTGGTGATAGTTcttgtgatgatgatgatgatgatggcaAGGGGTTCTTGGATAACTATGAAATGATCTTTAGAGATTGTGACAAGCTAATCGAGTCTTTCATGCTGCATGAGACCGATTGGagaaagtttttaattttaaacaagaAGTGGAGCAATATTAGGCCCCATTTCTTTAGACACTGTCAGGATAAGGCAGATGCCATAGACAATCCGGTGCTGAAGAACAAACTGCTCTGGCTTAGAAAGAAGCTTAAAGAG ATAGATGAAGAGTTGCAGAGACACAATGAACTTATCCTAATGATCAAAGAGAATCCATCTGAAATTAGTGAAATTGTTTCAAGGAGTCGTAGAGATTTTACAAGAGAATTCTTTACACATCTTCATACCATAGCTGAATCTTCTGTCAACAATCTTGAAACACAAAATG ATTTTGCAAAGCTTCGGAACATGTGCTTGGCTGCTGTGAAAGACTACGACAGTGCAATGGAAAGCATTGAAGCACTAAATGCTGCAGAATTGAACTTCCAAGATGTTATCAAGTCTCCCTCGGATACTTCCTGCTGGAAGATAGACAACTTAGGTGAGAAAAATCAATGCTTCAATCCAGAATTAGTTGCTCATTGGCTACAGTTGTGTTATAATGTGGAAGAAGTCAGAAGGGTACATGCAATTGTCTTGAAATGTTTTAGACATTCAAATACttatattgataataatttgatttgtagCTATTTAAGATTGGTTGAGTTGGATCGGGCTCGTTGTGTGTTTGATGGAATGCCAAGAAAGAATACAGTCACATGGACTGCTATTATTGATGGATATTTAAAATGTAACTTGGATGATGAGGCTTTTAAGTTATTTCAAGATTCTGTTAAACATGGGGTTCCAGCCAACAGTAAGATGTTTGTCTGTATCATgaatttgagtggtaaaagaGTGGATTTAAAGCTGGGGAAACAAATCCATGCTCGTATTTTGAAAAGCAGGTGGAGGAATATAATTGTGGACAATGCAGTTGTTCATTTTTATGCAAAATGTGGTGATATATCAAGTGCATTTCGGGCATTTGATTGTATGACAGAGCGCGATGTAATATGTTGGACAACTATGATCACTGCCTGTTCCCAACAAGGGTTTGGGTATGAAGCTATGTTGATGTTGTCACAGATGCTAGGTGAAGGGTTCTTTCCTAATGAATATACTATATGTAGTGCACTAAAGGCTTGTGGAGAGAATAAAGCACTGAAATTTGGAACACAGCTTCACGGTGccataataaagaatatatgtAAGAGTGATGTTTTTATAGGAACTTCCCTAGTTGATATGTATGCAAAATGTGGATTGATGGTGGATTCTAAAGGGGTGTTTGATAGAATGAAAATCAGAAACACAGCTACTTGGACATCTATTATATCAGGATATGCTCGAAATGGGTTTGGTGAAGAGGCCATAAACTTGTTTCGATTAATGGAGAGTAAAAGAATCCATGTTAATAAATTGACAGTTTTAAGTGTCTTGATGGCTTGTGGCACAACAAAAGCTTTGCTAATTGGAAGAGAGGTTCATGCACAGATAATCAAACGTATTTTCCATACGAACATGTACATAGGAAGCACTTTGGTATGGTTCTATTGCAAGTGTAAAGAATACTCTTATGCTTTCAAGGTGCTCCAGCACATGCCACTTAGGGATGTTGTTTCTTGGACTGCCATTATCTCTGGTTGTGCTAGACTTGGGCTTGAACTTGAGGCTCTGGAGTTTTTGCAAGAAATGATGGAAGAAGGCGTGTTGCCTAATTCCTATACTTACTCATCAGCCTTGAAAGCTTGTGCAGAACTAGAAGCTCCAATGCTTGGAAAGTTAATTCATTCCTATGCAAGCAAGTCTCCTGCCTCGTCTAATGTATTTGTGAACAGTGctttaatatatatgtattcAAAATGCGGATATGTTGCTGATGCTTTTCAAGTTTTTGACAACATGCCAGAGAAGAATTTGGTGTCTTGGGAATCCATGATCTTGGCTTATGCATGGAATGGACATGCTAGAGAGGCTCTGAAACTTGTGCACAGAATGCAAGCTGAAGGTTTTGTGGTGGATGATTATATCCATACAACAGTTGTTAGTGCTTGTGGAGGTGTTGAGCATGTAGACATTCATCAGAATAGTGAATCTTCTTCATATTACTTGCATTCCTAG